The sequence CAACGAGAAGTTCTGATGGCGAAAGTCACGGCGACGGCATCTCCTACCCGGAGGCTGACGTTTCGAGTGCGCCGGGAGTATAGCGCCGTCCTTTGCGTCTCCATGGATCGAGGGGGCCGTGGCAGCGGCCTCCCCGGGTCACGAAAACCTTGGCGAGTGAACCGCGAGGCGGAGAGCGCGACTGGCAGTAGGAGTTCACCGCCTCGCGGTTCCTCGACCAGATCCTACGGAGCCACCGCCATGACCGTCACAGATCCACCCATCGGACCGCGCGCCCTGTGGAACGACTGGGTGCACTTCGTTCTACCGTGCCCGTGCCTGGGTTGCGGCCGGCCGCTGGCCGCGCCGGCCCCGCGGCTGATGCTCTGTCGCCCCTGCCGGGGGCGCCTGAGTCCCCGGCGCGGACCGAGCTGCCGGCGCTGCGCCCGGCCGCTGGCGGATCCGGAACTCGCAACCTGCACCGCCTGCATCGTCCGGACGCCGGAGCTGGATCGCCTGTGGATCCCCTGGCGCTACCTGCCGCCCCTGGACAGCGTGGTGCAGGCTCTCAAGTTCCGCCGCCTGGAGCACCTGGGAGGGGACCTCGCCCTCGGCGCGCTGGAGGAAATCGGGCCGCGGCGCCTGGCGGAAAGGCTGAAGGGAAGAACAGGCCCGCCGATCGAGTGGGTGGTCCCGATTCCGCTCCATTGGCGACGGCGCCTCCAGCGCGGCTACAACCAGGCGGAGGCCATCGCCCGGCCCCTCGCCGAACGCCTGGAACTGCCGCTGATCCGCGCCCTACGCCGTCCCCGGGCCACGCCGCCGCAAACCGGCCTCGGCCGCCGGGAGCGCCTACGCAATCCCCGCCGATCTTTTCGGCTGTCGGCGACGTATCAACAAAAACTGTCCGGCGAGGGCGTGCTTCTGGTGGACGATGTGTTGACCACCGGCGCCACCCTGCGGGCAGCGGCGCAATGCCTTCGGCAGGGCGGCGTTCGGCGGGTCGAAGGGTTTGTCATCGCCCGCAGTCCGGAGGAGCAGGCCACAGCCGGGAGCGAATTGACTGGAGGCCCACCGGGACCTATACTTCAAAGCCTGTAGGCATGTCGAGAACCAGCTTCATGAGACGACCAGCGCACATCCCAGCCCTCGCCGCGGCCCTCCTTGGGGCCCTCGCCGGTTTGCCGGCGGTGTCGGTGCTGGCGGCGCCTCCGGCCGCGGACGGCGCGCCGGCGTCTCGGGTGACCCGCCCCGCGGCCAGCGTGCCGGGGATTGGCGGGCGGGTGCTCGGAACCAAGGCACCGCTGGCGGCCGCCACGGTCTACGCCTACCAGCTCACCGATTCAAGCTTCCACAAGGTCTCGACGGACGCGGACGGGCGGTTCTTGTTCGAGTCCGTGCCGGCGGGCCTCTACAAGATCATCGCCCACAAGCCCGGCTTCTTGCCGGGAGTGCTCAAGGTCAAGCGCATCACCGCCGAGATGGACCAGTTCCTGGAATTGCGTCTGGCGGAGATGAAGTCGGACTTCAGCGAACCGGCCTCGGGCTTCTGGGCCGCTCGGGCGGGGGTGCCGTCGGACATCCTGCGCGAGATCGAGATCGCCACGATCGCCGCCGAGACGCGACGCGCCGCCAGGGAGGGGGCCGCTGCCTTCCAGGTAGCCTCCGCCCTGCCGCCGCGCTTTGAAACGCGCATGGCCGTGCGCTCCGGAGTGGACGAGATCGCCGCCGGCGGCGACAGCCAGGTGATGGGCGGCCAGGTGGACATCGCCGGCCGCGTCGGCGAGATGCGCCTCGGCCTGGCCGGCGACTTCATGCAGCTCGAACCGACGGCGGTGTCGGCGAGCGAGGCGGGGTCGTCGACGGTCGGCGAGATGAGCGCCCTGTCGCTGGTGATGTCGAGCGGCGAAGGCATGCGCGTGGCGGTGACGTCGCGCAACAACCGGATGGAAGGAGACGGCCTGCCGGTCGACCTGGAGCACTACCGGGTGAGCGTGTCGAGCGACATCGGCGACAAGGGCCGGTCGAACGTCACCGCCGGCTACACCAGCGAGAGCAACTTCCATCGCCAGGGCTGGACCGACCCGATCTCCGTGCCGGACGCATCGCGCTCCTGGCACCTCGCCGGCTTCTACGAAACGGACCTGACGGAGCGGTCGACCCTGCACACCGGCGTGCGCTACCGCGAGCTGGAAGCGAACTCCCTCAGCGTGGACGGACGCCTCGGCACCGCGCCGGCCTTCGCCCACGAGCGCTTCGACGTGTTCGGCCTCGGCTCGCAGCGCTTCATGCCGACGCTGCTGGTCAAGTACGGCATCTACGCATCGATGGTCAACGGCGCCATGTCGCTGATTCCGCAGGGCGGCGTGGTGGTGCAGCTCGCGCCGGCCTGGCAGGCTTCGGCCTTGATCAGCCAGAAGGTTGACGACGGCGGCACCCAGCCGGAGGTTCTGGGCTTCGTACCCACTTATTTCGGCGAGACCGGCGGCTGCGACCAGAACCTCCAGTCTTGCTACCAGTTGACCGTCAGCCACTTGAAGAACGACGACGAGACGCTCTCCCTCGGCGCGGTGCACCGCGAGTACGACGAGATCGAGAAGCTCTACTTCGACGAAGACTTCTTCAACCGCTTCGAGAGCCTCTACCTGGTACCCGGCGACGAGCTGCCGGAAGTGCAGTTCGCGATCAGCCGGCGGCTCTCCCCCAACATCCTCACGCGCCTCGAATCGAGCGTTGCGCAGGGTGGCGGCGGGGTGTTCCAGGCGGGCAACGAGACGTCCTGGGAGAACGATGTCGAGTACGTGGTGACCTCTCTCGACACGCAGTTCCAGGCCACCGCCACCGGCGTGTACCTGGCCTTCCACCAGCTCCGTCAGAACCTGGAAGCCATCTCGGCGTCGCAGCTCTCGAATGCCGAGGCTTACGAGGTCGAGCGCCTACAGGTCCGGCTGACCCAGGACCTCAACTTCCTCCGCGCTCTGGCGGCGGATTGGGCGCTCAACCTGAATATGGAGTTGAGCCGCGGGACCTCCCCCTACGTCACCGCGCAGCAGGAAGACGACGTCCGCAAGCGCCTCCTCGGCGGTATCGCGGTCTCGTTCTAGCAGGTTGCTGAAAAGGCCTTCGGCCATGTTCTTTCAGCTGCCCTGCTAGATTTCTTTCCTAGGGGGGCTGTCCGCCCCCCTCGCCCGAAATGCACAGCAATTTCGGGCTCACCCCCATCTCGGCGGCTGACGCCGCCGCCTCGCCCTTCGGGCTCGGAGCCAGTCAAGCCCCCCCCCCAACAACTATGGGGGATTTTCGGCCACCACATTGGATTGAATCCAATCTCTTGGATATGATCCATGAGAATGGATAGATGGCCCAAAAATCCTTGTCTCATGCCGGTTTCGGGCCGTTTTCAAAATTTTGATCGGTGGCACGAAAAGTGCTCTGTAATTTCACGAAGGCTGTAGGCCCTAAAGGTGGAGCTGACCGCCGCGCCGAAAGCCACGAAACGGAGCCATGACCACGACACGCACCCGCCGCACCTTGATCCTCACCATCGCCCTCTCGCTGGCGGCGGTGGTGGCGGTGCTCGGTACGTTGAGCGTGCAGCTCAAGGTCGCCTCCTTCCAGCCGACGGGCGTGGAGGCGGTGGATCGCGGCGGGATTCTCGGCGTCGTCCAGGCGGCGCCCGGCACCGGCCTGGAGCAAGGCGACCTGATCGTCGGGGTGGGCGCGGAGGAAACCACCCCCGGCCAGCTCGACGAGTTGCGCAATCTCCTGCGCTCGGCGGCTTCGACGCCGGTGCAGGTGCAGCGCGGCGAAGAGATCGTCCAGGTTCGCTACCAGCGGCCGGCTCTCCGCATCGACTTCCCGTACATGGTGCTGGCGCTCATCGGCATCGCCTATCTGCTGATCGGCCTCTACACGCTGCTGCGGGATACGCGCCGGCGCACCGGCTTGTTCTTCCTCTGGTGCCTGGTTTCGGCGGCCTTCTTCTGGATTACCCCGGGCGTGTTGTCGGCCACCCCTGGCGGCACCGAGCAGGCGCTGTTCCTGGCGGACCAGATCGCCCGTCTGCTGCTGCCGGCGCTGACTCTGCACCTGTTCCTGGTGTTCCCGACCACTCTGGGCTCGAACCGGAGCGGTGAGGCTTCGGGCGTTGCCCGACTGAGCCGCTGGCTCCCATTCCTGTACCTGCCGGCAGCGGTGCAGATGCTGCTCTACGGCGATCTGTTCTTCGCCGGCGGCCGGCTGTTCTTCGGCGGCGACTTGAGCGGCGCCTTCGCTCGCCTCGACCGCCTGGAGACGCTCTCCTGGGTGCTCTTCTCGCTCGCCGCCGCCGCGGCGCTGCTGTGGCGGCTCCGGCGGGAGACCGGCTGGGAGAAATCCCGCCAGGTGCGCTGGATCGCGCTGGGCATCGTCGGCGGCTACGTGCCCTTCGCGCTGCTCTATGGCGCCCCCCGCTGGCTCGGCTTCGGCGGCGGCGAATCGCAGCTCCTGAACACCGCGGCGGTGGCGCCCCTGGCGCTGGTGCCGATCACCTTCGCCTGGGCGATCCTGCGCTACAAGCTGTGGGATATCGATGTCATCGTGAGGAACGCCATCTCGGCGACCCTCACGCTGATGTTCGGCGCCCTCGGGTTCGCCCTCGCCAATCTGGCGATCAGCCGGGGCCTGCCGGAGGGCATGGCAACGGCGCGCAATCTCGCCTCCTTCGCCACCGGCCTGACCATCGCCGGCCTGATGCTGCCGGCCCGCCGCGGCATCGCCCTCGGCTTGGAGCGCCTGCAGTACCGGCAGAGCTGGGGCAAGCGCAAGGCCCTGACGGAGCACGCCCACGAATTGCTCCACGAGCGCGACCTGGGGCAGCTCTGCGCCAACCTCCTCGCCCGGCTGGAAGACGCCATCGAGCTGGAACGGGTGAACCTGTACCTCGACCGCGGCGAGAGCTTGGCGCTGCTCAGGGCCGAGGCCGGCGCACCGCCGGAGCTGCCCGCCAACGCCCTCGGCGAGGAGCTGTGGAGCCGCGAGGTCGAGTCCCTTTCCGGCGTCGCCCTGCCGGGCGGCGACCAGCCGGTGGCGCAGCGCCTGTACCAGGCGGGCTACCGCTACGTCTTTCCGCTGACCGTCTCCGGCCAGCGGGTGGGCTTGGCGGTGGCCGGCTATCGCACCGATCAGCGACCCTTGAACAGCGACGACCTCGACCTCATTCGCCAGCTCCTCGACCAAACCGCCCTGGCGATCGAGAACGCTCACCTGATCGAGCGGGTGCAGGAGCAACTCGCCGAGGTCAGCGCGCTCCAGAGCTACACCGAGGGCATCGTCGAATCGTCGCCGGCGGGCATCGTGGTGCTCGACGGCGAGCGCATCGTGTCCGCCAACGGCGCCTTCGCGGCGATGGTCGGCCGGGATCGCGACCTGCTGCGGGATGTGCCCATCGCCGAGGTCGTGCCGGTGCGGCCGCTGCCGACGCCGGCGGATGGCCAGATCGAAGTCTCCTACTGCGAAGCGGACGGCACCGAGCGCCACCTGCGCCTGTCGACGGCGGAATTCCGGACCGGCGAGGCGGCCCCGGTGGACGAGGAGGCGCTCACCGGTGAGGCGGAACCGCTCGTGATCCTGATGGTGCACGACGTCAGCGAGCGGGTGGCCCTGGAGGCGGCGCTCCGCGACAAAGACCGCCTGGCCGCCCTGGGCGCCCTCGCCGCCGGTGTGGCCCACGAGGTCAACACCCCGATCACCGGCATTTCGAGCTACGCCCAGATGCTCTTGGCGGACCTCGACGATTCGGATCCCAACTATGCGATCCTCAAAAAAGTCGAGAAGCAAACCTTCCGGGCGTCACAGATCGTCAACAGCCTGCTGGAGTTTGCCCGCAACCGCGAGCAGGAGCTGGTGCCGGTGGATCTCGCCGCCCTGGTGGACGACTCCCTGGATCTGCTGCGGCCGCGGCTGGTGAAGCACAGCGTGCGGACGGGCTGGCAGCGGCCGGAGGGCGAGATTCTGGTTCCCGGCAACGAGGGCGAGTTGCAGCAGGTGTTGACCAATCTGGTGATCAACGCCAGCGACGCCTTCAACGGCCAGGGCGGGAACCTATCCCTGACCCTGGAGCCGCGAGGTGAGCGCGTATTGCTGACCGTCGAGGACGACGGACCGGGCATTCCGCCGGCCCAGCTCGCACGTATTTTCGAGCCCTTCTTCACCACCAAGGTCGGCCGCGGAGGCACCGGCCTGGGGCTTGCGATCAGCTATGAAATCATCCAGCGCCACGGTGGAGATTTGAAAGCCGCCAGCGTTGCCGGCCAGGGCAGCCGCTTTACCATCGAGCTGCCCGTTCTGAGAGACCTACCCGAGACTGCATGAATATTCTGGTTGTCGACGACGAGGAGGTCCTCCAGGACGTTCTCTCGGCGTTGATCCGAAAAGAGGGCCACACCACCTTCACCGCCCGGAGCGGCGAGGAAGGCTTGGCGGTGCTGCGCCGGGAGGAAATCGACCTGGTGATCCTCGACCTCATGCTGCCGGGCATGTCCGGCCACGAGGTGCTGCACCAGATCCGCGAGAGCGATCCGGACCAGGTGGTGGTGGTGATCACCGCTTTCTCATCGATCGAAGGCGCCATCGAAGCGATGAAAAACGGCGCCTTCCACTACATCCCCAAGCCCTTCAAGAACGACGAAGTGCTGCTCACCCTGCGCAAGGGCCTGGAGCAACGCCGCCTGGCCGCCGAGAATCGCGACCTGAAGGATCAGCTCAAGCAGCGCTACGGCTTCGACAAGATCATCGGCAAGTCCAAGCCGATGCAGCAGGTATTCGAGATGATCCGCCTGGCGGCGCCGTCCAAATCGAACATCCTGATTCTGGGCGAGAGCGGCACCGGCAAGGAGCTGGTAGCCAAGGCAATCCATCATCACTCCCGGCGCTCCGGCGGCCCCTTCGTGACGGTGAATTCCGGCTCGATGCCTTCGGACCTGCTGGAGAGCAACCTCTTCGGCCACGTCAAAGGCGCCTTCACCGGCGCCATCTCGAACAAGAAGGGCCTCTTTGAAACCGCCGCCGACGGCTCGATCTTCTTCGACGAGATCGGCAACATCCCCCTCGAAACGCAGGCCAAGCTGCTGAGGGTGATCCAGGAGAAAGAATTCATGCGCCTCGGCGGTGTGGACACCATCACCGCCGACGTGCGGATCATCGCGGCGACCAACGCCGACCTCGAAGAGCAGGTGCAACAGGGCGCCTTCCGGGAGGATCTGTACTACCGCCTGCATGTGATCACGTTGAACCTACCGCCACTGCGCAAGCGCTCCGAGGACATTCCGCTCCTCGCCCGGCACTTCCTCGAGGAGTACGCCCGGGAGAACGAGAAGATACTGGAGGACATCTCGCCGGCAGCGATGGAATTGCTGATGGACCACCACTGGCAAGGCAACGTGCGGGAACTCGAAAACGTCATCGAGCGCGCCGTGGTGCTCTCCACCGGTAAGGTGCTCGACGTCGACTTACTGCCGATGTCGGTACGCCAGCCGAGCGCTCTAGCCACCCCCGCCGCCGCCCTGCCGGCGCAGGGCGTGTCCCTCAAGGAAGCAGTAGGCGAGTACGAACGGCAGCTCATCATCAAGGCCCTGCAGATCACCGGCGGCGTTCAGAAGCGGGCGGCGGAAATGCTGCAGGTCAAGCCCACCACCCTGCACGAGATGATGAAGCGTCTGAGCATCTCCGCCGACAGTGTCGCGGCCGGCTAGAAGTGCCGCTGAACAAAGCACTTCGTTCATGATTCCAGCGGCACTTCTAACTGTTTCTTTCCAGGGGACAGAGCGCCCCCTCGCCCGAACAGATCGTTCGGGCTCACCCCATCCACGGCGGCTCGGCCGCCCGCTCCGCCGGGGGCGCCATAGCCTTCGGGCTCGGTCCCGTGCAGTTTCCTCTGGGGCTCGTCAGACCAGAACTCGCCTGCTCGTCGTCTTGGCGCTCGCCTTCTGGTTACTGCCAGCGGCAGTGGCGCAGCAGCCGGAAGCGGCCTGGCTCTCCGAGCGCACCGACGGAGCCGCCCTCGCCCTGCCGGCGCTCGATCCGGAGATCCCTCATCCGGCGGCCCACCTCGGCTACCGCCTGGGCGAACGTTTCACCCGCGGCGACGAGATTCGCGGCTACTTCGAAGCCCTGGCAACCGCCTCGGACCGGGTTTCCCTGCGCGAATACGGACGCACCTACGAGGACCGCCCGCTGACCCTGGCGGTGATCACCAGCCCCACTCACCAGAAGCGCCTGGAGGCGATCCGCGGCCGCCAGGCGATGCTCGCCGATCCGGAAGACATCCGGGCCGCCGAACGTCAGGCGCTGATCGACGAACAGCCGGCGGTGGTTTGGCTGACCTACGGCATCCACGGCGACGAATCGTCGTCGAGCGAAGCGGCGATGGCGACGGCCTACCTGCTCACCGCCGGCGGCGACGACGTCTCCGAGCTGCTCGAAGACTTGGTGGTGGTGATCGATCCCAACGCCAATCCCGACGGCCGCGCCCGCTACGTGGGTGACTTCGAGCAACGCCGTGGCCGGCGGACGTCGAGCGATCCACTCGCCGCCGAGCACCGCGAAAACTGGCCCGGCGGGCGCTTCAACCACTACCTGATCGATCTCAATCGCGACTGGAGTTGGGCAACCCAGGTGGAAACCCGCCAGCGCCTCACCGCCTATCGCGCCTGGGAGCCACTGGTGCATGTGGACCTGCACGAGATGGACGCCGAATCGAGCTATTTCTTTCCGCCGGTGGCGGCGCCCATGAACCCGGCGATCGACCGGCGGGTGGAGGAATGGCTGGGGGTGTTCGGCGCCGCCAACGCCCGCGCCTTCGACGCTCGGAGTTGGCTTTACTTCAAGGCCGAAGACTTCGATCTGTTTTACCCCGGCTACGGCGACTCCTACCCGAGCCTGCGCGGCGCCGTGGGGATGACCTACGAGATGGCCGGCGGCGAAGAAGCGGGCCTGGCGGTGGTGCGACCGGACGGCACCGAATTGCGCCTGGCGGACCGCATTGCCCGCCACCTGACCACCTCCTGGACGACGTTGCGGACCGCCGCCTCTCAGCGCGCTCGCTTGCTCGAAGATTTCGTCGCCGGCCGCCTCGACACCTTGCGCCAGCCGCCGACCACCTACCTGTGGCCGGCGGATGCCCCGGAAGGCCACGCCATGGCCCGGTTGCTGACCTTTCACGGGGTGCGGATCGACCGTCTCGCCCGCCGGCAGGAACTGGCCGTGCGCCGGGTCGGCGACGGGCGCTCCGGTGAGCGGCGCTTTCGGGCCGGCAGTTACGCGGTGACCACGGCGCAACCGCTGGGCAATCTGGTGCGCACCCTGCTCGATGCCCGCACCCCACTACCGCCGGCCTTCGTCGATCGTCAGCGGCAAAAACTCAATCGGCTGCAGGAGCCGGACTTCTACGACATCACCGCCTGGTCGCTCCCCCTCGCCTATGGCGTGCCGACCTGGACCTTCGCCGGCACGCTGGAGGATCTCTCCGCGGCCGAGTTCTCCTCCCCCGTTGGCGCCTTGGAGGGCAAGGGCCGGGTGGGCTACTTGGTCCCCTGGAGCGGCGTGGCCGGCTACCGAGCCGCCGGTCGTCTACAGGAAGAGGGCATCGCCTATCGACTGGTGCTGGCGGATCTGGAGGTGGAAGGGCATGTCTACACCGCCGGCAGTCTGTTCGTGCCGGCCGAGAATGAAGATGCCCCGGACTCCCTGGCCGAAAGCATGGCGCGAATCGCAGAAGAGTGCGGCGTGGTGATCCGCCGCGTCGGCACGTCGTTCTCGACGGACGGCATCTCCCTAGGCTCGGATCAGGCGCCGCGGGTGCGCCCGGCGCGCATCGGCCTGATCGGCGGTCCGGGTTTCGAAGCGCTGTCCTTCGGCAGCCTGTGGCACCTGCTCGACCGGGTGGTGGAAGCCCCCGTCACCCGCCTGGAAAGCCGTGACCTGCGCGGCCCGATGCTCGACGCCTTCCAAGTGATCATCCTGCCGGACGGACACTTCCGGGCCGATGGCCGGGGCGCCCTGCCCAAGCGGGCGGGCGATGCGCTGGAGCGCTGGACCCGGACGGGCGGATTACTGATCGCCGTCGGCGAGGCGGTGGAGTGGCTACGGGCGCGCAATCTCACGACCATCGACGAGCGCCCGTACCGCAGCGAAGACGGGGCCCCGCGGCCGGAAGTGCCGGGGGCCGCCCTGGCGACGGAGCTGTATCGCGACAGTCCCCTGGCGGCAGGCCTCAAGGGATCACCGGCAGTGCTTTTCCGGGACGCCAAAATCCTCGCGCCGCTCTCCGACCGACGCGAGAACCTGCTGCGCGTCGCGGATTCTCTGCCGGTGACCGCCGGCCTGGTGTGGGACGAAACCCTGAGGGATCTACCCGGCGCCCTGCTGGTCGCCAGCGAAACCGTCGGCCGCGGGCGCACGGTGGTGTTCGCCCAGGATCCGGCGTTTCGGGTGTACTGGCGGGCGACCATGCCGCTGTTCCTGAACGCGGCCCTGCACGGCCCGACCTGGGGTGTCGAGCGATAGAGAATCCAGGACCTGCAGGGGAGAAGTTCTCAACGAACCTTGGAGAGAGAGCCCGAGGGGCCTTCGGCCTCTCTCTCCAAGGCCGGGGCACGATGCCCCACAAAGGTCTTATTCGTGCGTCGCTGAGTATTGGATGACCCAAAGCGGGAATTTCGGGGCCCAAGTCGACGGTTGAAAGACTCGCCCCGGCAGATCTTGCCAAAGGGCCACGGATCGGCTAGCGTTGACGATTCGCGCAGCACGGCCGGACCGGCCCAAACGGAAGAGCCGCGCGGTACTTTCAGTCAATCATCCGGCCCCAGCTATTTTTCGGAGTCATTTTTCGGAAGGACCCGTATCGTGAAAACCGACATCCATCCCACGCTCCACAAGGTCACCGTCACCTGCGCCTGCGGCAACTCCTTCGAGACCCACTCGACCAAGGAAGAGCTGCGCCTCGAGATCTGTAGCGCCTGCCACCCGTTCTTCACCGGCAAGCAGAAGCTGGTGGACTCGGCGGGCCGCGTCGAGCGCTTCCAGCGCCGCTACGGCAACCGCGACAAAGCGGCTTCCTGACCTCGCGGTCGGCAGGGGGTTCGGCTTGCTCCAGGCGAGTGAGCGGACCTCCTCCACGAAGCCTTCCTTTGCTCATTCCCCGGCGGCCTTCCGCCGCCGGACGGCTCCCACCGGTAGACCCAGGCCATGCTCGAAAAACTCGCGCACATCGAAGACTCCCACCAGGAGCTGACCCGCAAGCTGGCGGATCCTGAGGTGCTGGGCAATCCCAAGGAGTACACCGAAGCCTCCAAAGCCCTGGCCGAGATCGGTCCGGTGGTGGAGCTCTATCGGCAGTACAAAGAGGTGCGGCAGCAGCTCGAAGAGACCCGCGAGATGCTCGAATCCCTCGACAAGGGCGACGAGCTCTACACCATGGCGCAGGAGGAGAAGGAGAGCCTCACGACGCGGCAGGGCGAGCTGGAAGGCAAGCTCCAGGTAGAACTGATTCCGAAGGATCCCAACGACCACCGCAACGTGGTGTTGGAGATCCGCGCCGGCACCGGTGGCGACGAGGCGACGCTCTTTGCCTCGGAGCTGTACCGCATGTACGGCCGCTATGCCGAGGAGCACCGTTGGAAGATCGACGTGATCGATCTGTCCGAGTCGTCCGTCGGCGGCATCAAGGAAATCTCGGCCATCGTCGAAGGACGCGGCGCCTACAGCCGCCTCAAGTACGAGGCCGGGGTGCACCGGGTGCAGCGGGTACCGCAGACGGAAACCTCCGGCCGTATCCACACCTCGGCGGTGACCGTGGCGGTGCTGCCGGAAGCCGAGGACGTGGAGATCGACGTCGCCGAAAGCGACCTGCGGGTGGACCGTTTCTGCGCCTCCGGCCCTGGCGGCCAGGGGGTGAACACCACCTACTCGGCGGTGCGCCTCACCCACCTGCCCACCGGCCTGGTGGTGTCCTGCCAGGACGAACGCAGCCAGATCAAGAACAAGGCCAAGGCCCTGCGGGTCTTGAAAGCCCGGCTGCTCGAACTGGAGCAGGAAAAGGCCAATTCGGAACTGGCCGAAGAGCGGCGGCAGATGGTGGGAAGCGGCGACCGCTCCGAGAAGATCCGCACCTACAACTTCAAAGAGAACCGGGTGACGGACCACCGCATCGGCCTCACCCTGCACCAGCTACCGGCGGTGCTCGAAGGGGATATCGACCCGTTGATCGATCCGCTGATCAACCACTACCAGGCGGAGCGCATGGAGCGCGAAGCCCGCTCCTGAGCCGGCCGCAGTACCCAGCCGGCTCAGTCGACTACGGCGAAGCCGGTACCCTTCAACAACAGCAGCTCGAGGCTGGCTCTGGCGGACGCGAACTCAACGAGGAGTTGCCTCGACGACGGTGAGTCGATCCCCCGAACCCCTTCGAAGCGCCAGCAATAGGGCACCGCTGACCAGCAACATCGCAGCGAGAACCGGCCATGCCCGAAGCCAACCGAATGCTCCCAACAGAAGGCCGAATGCGACCGGACCGACGGCCTTCGCGAGGGTCGTGAAGAGCTGCAGAAGGCCGTTGTTCTTGCCAAAACTGCCAGAACCGCCCCATTCGACGACGACGGCGGGTCTTAAAACCGTGCGCGCCCCGTTGGTCGCCCCAAAACCCAGCACCATCAGGACCGTGGCCCAGGTGGCGGGCCAAATCACAGGCAGCAGAAGCGCCACGGCCGTCAGCGGAAATGTCGCCCACAGGAGCACCAGCGCCGGAACTCCGGTGCCCGCCGCGGTGGCGAGCCGACCTCCGATCTTCGCTGCTCCGGCGAGGCCCGCGATACCCGCTGCTGTTTGCAGAGATTCGCCTCGCTCGTGAATGAACACCACCAAGTGAACGTTCACCACGACGCTTACCGCGTCGGCGATCATCAAGGCCAGCGCAAAGGTGCCGAAGCCAGGGATTCGTTCCTGGACCTGCG is a genomic window of Acidobacteriota bacterium containing:
- a CDS encoding ComF family protein is translated as MTVTDPPIGPRALWNDWVHFVLPCPCLGCGRPLAAPAPRLMLCRPCRGRLSPRRGPSCRRCARPLADPELATCTACIVRTPELDRLWIPWRYLPPLDSVVQALKFRRLEHLGGDLALGALEEIGPRRLAERLKGRTGPPIEWVVPIPLHWRRRLQRGYNQAEAIARPLAERLELPLIRALRRPRATPPQTGLGRRERLRNPRRSFRLSATYQQKLSGEGVLLVDDVLTTGATLRAAAQCLRQGGVRRVEGFVIARSPEEQATAGSELTGGPPGPILQSL
- a CDS encoding carboxypeptidase-like regulatory domain-containing protein, whose translation is MRRPAHIPALAAALLGALAGLPAVSVLAAPPAADGAPASRVTRPAASVPGIGGRVLGTKAPLAAATVYAYQLTDSSFHKVSTDADGRFLFESVPAGLYKIIAHKPGFLPGVLKVKRITAEMDQFLELRLAEMKSDFSEPASGFWAARAGVPSDILREIEIATIAAETRRAAREGAAAFQVASALPPRFETRMAVRSGVDEIAAGGDSQVMGGQVDIAGRVGEMRLGLAGDFMQLEPTAVSASEAGSSTVGEMSALSLVMSSGEGMRVAVTSRNNRMEGDGLPVDLEHYRVSVSSDIGDKGRSNVTAGYTSESNFHRQGWTDPISVPDASRSWHLAGFYETDLTERSTLHTGVRYRELEANSLSVDGRLGTAPAFAHERFDVFGLGSQRFMPTLLVKYGIYASMVNGAMSLIPQGGVVVQLAPAWQASALISQKVDDGGTQPEVLGFVPTYFGETGGCDQNLQSCYQLTVSHLKNDDETLSLGAVHREYDEIEKLYFDEDFFNRFESLYLVPGDELPEVQFAISRRLSPNILTRLESSVAQGGGGVFQAGNETSWENDVEYVVTSLDTQFQATATGVYLAFHQLRQNLEAISASQLSNAEAYEVERLQVRLTQDLNFLRALAADWALNLNMELSRGTSPYVTAQQEDDVRKRLLGGIAVSF
- a CDS encoding ATP-binding protein → MTTTRTRRTLILTIALSLAAVVAVLGTLSVQLKVASFQPTGVEAVDRGGILGVVQAAPGTGLEQGDLIVGVGAEETTPGQLDELRNLLRSAASTPVQVQRGEEIVQVRYQRPALRIDFPYMVLALIGIAYLLIGLYTLLRDTRRRTGLFFLWCLVSAAFFWITPGVLSATPGGTEQALFLADQIARLLLPALTLHLFLVFPTTLGSNRSGEASGVARLSRWLPFLYLPAAVQMLLYGDLFFAGGRLFFGGDLSGAFARLDRLETLSWVLFSLAAAAALLWRLRRETGWEKSRQVRWIALGIVGGYVPFALLYGAPRWLGFGGGESQLLNTAAVAPLALVPITFAWAILRYKLWDIDVIVRNAISATLTLMFGALGFALANLAISRGLPEGMATARNLASFATGLTIAGLMLPARRGIALGLERLQYRQSWGKRKALTEHAHELLHERDLGQLCANLLARLEDAIELERVNLYLDRGESLALLRAEAGAPPELPANALGEELWSREVESLSGVALPGGDQPVAQRLYQAGYRYVFPLTVSGQRVGLAVAGYRTDQRPLNSDDLDLIRQLLDQTALAIENAHLIERVQEQLAEVSALQSYTEGIVESSPAGIVVLDGERIVSANGAFAAMVGRDRDLLRDVPIAEVVPVRPLPTPADGQIEVSYCEADGTERHLRLSTAEFRTGEAAPVDEEALTGEAEPLVILMVHDVSERVALEAALRDKDRLAALGALAAGVAHEVNTPITGISSYAQMLLADLDDSDPNYAILKKVEKQTFRASQIVNSLLEFARNREQELVPVDLAALVDDSLDLLRPRLVKHSVRTGWQRPEGEILVPGNEGELQQVLTNLVINASDAFNGQGGNLSLTLEPRGERVLLTVEDDGPGIPPAQLARIFEPFFTTKVGRGGTGLGLAISYEIIQRHGGDLKAASVAGQGSRFTIELPVLRDLPETA
- a CDS encoding sigma-54 dependent transcriptional regulator — its product is MNILVVDDEEVLQDVLSALIRKEGHTTFTARSGEEGLAVLRREEIDLVILDLMLPGMSGHEVLHQIRESDPDQVVVVITAFSSIEGAIEAMKNGAFHYIPKPFKNDEVLLTLRKGLEQRRLAAENRDLKDQLKQRYGFDKIIGKSKPMQQVFEMIRLAAPSKSNILILGESGTGKELVAKAIHHHSRRSGGPFVTVNSGSMPSDLLESNLFGHVKGAFTGAISNKKGLFETAADGSIFFDEIGNIPLETQAKLLRVIQEKEFMRLGGVDTITADVRIIAATNADLEEQVQQGAFREDLYYRLHVITLNLPPLRKRSEDIPLLARHFLEEYARENEKILEDISPAAMELLMDHHWQGNVRELENVIERAVVLSTGKVLDVDLLPMSVRQPSALATPAAALPAQGVSLKEAVGEYERQLIIKALQITGGVQKRAAEMLQVKPTTLHEMMKRLSISADSVAAG